One Persicobacter psychrovividus DNA window includes the following coding sequences:
- a CDS encoding IS630 family transposase (programmed frameshift), whose product MSRYTVELTNEERSALREIISKGSHKSLRVINALILLNSDESGEEPRKPYEEIASALNVSSKKVERVRKRFVEEGFEVTLNGKKRDPSSYRVKFDGDLEAHIIALSCSKPPQGMAQWSLRLLADNVVELNYTDSISHESVRLILKKRALKPWRVQGWVIPPEQNGEFVAHMEQVLDVYKRPYDKNHPVICMDEGGKQLIGQTRTPIEVKGAKGVQIKEDYEYKRNGVCNIFVANEPLNGKRYAQVTDRKTKSDWAKFIRKLIDEHYSECNKVTVVLDNLKTHTIGAFYDTFSPKEAKRIVDKIEFVFTPKHGSWLNMAEIELNVLGKQCLSQRIADKETLQKQVDAWVSYRNAITASINWQFTTEDARIKLKRLYPTIEA is encoded by the exons ATGAGCCGCTATACTGTTGAACTGACTAATGAAGAAAGATCTGCTTTGAGGGAGATCATTTCGAAAGGATCCCATAAATCCCTCAGAGTTATAAATGCTCTTATTCTCCTAAACAGTGATGAATCGGGTGAGGAACCAAGGAAACCCTATGAAGAAATTGCATCTGCTCTAAATGTAAGCTCTAAAAAAGTGGAGCGCGTTCGAAAACGTTTTGTGGAAGAAGGTTTTGAGGTTACTTTGAATGGAAAAAAACGAGATCCCTCCAGTTACAGGGTTAAATTTGATGGAGACCTTGAGGCTCATATTATTGCACTAAGTTGCAGTAAACCTCCTCAAGGAATGGCTCAATGGTCATTAAGGTTATTGGCAGATAATGTGGTTGAATTAAACTATACTGATAGTATTTCACATGAATCAGTTCGATTAATTTTAAAAAAACGAGC GCTGAAGCCTTGGCGAGTGCAAGGATGGGTAATTCCTCCTGAGCAAAATGGTGAGTTTGTTGCTCATATGGAGCAGGTTCTCGATGTCTATAAACGCCCCTACGATAAAAACCATCCTGTAATTTGTATGGATGAAGGGGGAAAGCAATTGATTGGTCAAACTCGGACTCCTATTGAAGTAAAGGGAGCTAAGGGCGTTCAAATAAAGGAGGATTACGAATATAAACGCAATGGTGTATGCAATATCTTTGTTGCGAATGAACCGCTAAATGGGAAAAGGTATGCTCAGGTTACAGACCGAAAAACAAAATCAGATTGGGCAAAATTTATCAGGAAATTAATTGATGAGCATTACTCTGAGTGCAATAAAGTTACGGTAGTATTAGATAACCTAAAGACGCATACTATCGGGGCTTTTTATGATACATTCTCACCAAAGGAGGCAAAACGGATTGTTGATAAGATCGAATTTGTTTTCACCCCAAAACATGGAAGTTGGTTAAATATGGCAGAAATTGAGCTCAATGTTTTGGGTAAGCAGTGTCTGTCACAAAGAATAGCTGATAAAGAAACATTGCAAAAGCAAGTGGATGCTTGGGTGTCTTACAGAAATGCCATTACCGCCTCTATCAATTGGCAATTCACCACGGAAGATGCCAGGATAAAACTAAAGAGGTTATATCCGACAATAGAGGCTTGA